A portion of the Sphingobacterium spiritivorum genome contains these proteins:
- a CDS encoding carboxypeptidase-like regulatory domain-containing protein produces MKVFNILLLLCAMVTLPVFAQTGRQDTTVTFQVKGNCGMCKKRIEKAAITAGVHQASWNKTKESITVTYNPSKVRLNSIKQHIAEVGHDTEGIKAEQKAYDNLHQCCKYERTQAAPPPITEPEEMSNHKQDSTATFKVSGNCGMCKKRIEKAALTKGVEQATWDESTGIVSLQYDSSKIKLLQIKQNIAAAGHDTEEVKADDKVYDSLHECCKYERLAAEPTDPVSLANTGSAVGRDSTITFAVAGNCAMCKKRIEAAAHIAGVKSAVWDINTGLLTATYDSSKIKLGQIKKNIAEVGHDTEGMRANDEAYQSLHECCKHDRLQENGSENVSVAGKSKDEVMGVVVEESKNGSLTPIPSVNVRWLEKKDSQTLTNENGVFKIRHEKGLAKLIISFAGMKSDTITVTDLNKVLVIHAKENVLAEVVVSRSRKTSYVSNMNPARVEVLTSRELFKAACCDLSESFETNATVDVISNDAVTGSKQIQMLGLSGIYTQLTVESLPGPRGLATPLGLNSIAGPWIESIQISKGIGSVVNGYESMAGQINVELKKPQNSEKLYFNAYANNMGRTDLNLNLSQKISDNWSVGLLLHDNFMYNKGMNFSNNGFRDLPAGNVFSGVNRWTYQNGKGLIAQFGVKYLKDDRTGGQIDFDEKTDKLSTNRYGLGFDINRYEGFAKIGYVFEGNSHRSIGLQLSGTYYDQKNYFGTRTYNAEQKNGYANLIYQDIIGTVAHKYRTGLTLTYDNVDETLAGTDRYLRKEVVSGAFGEYTYSPNEKFDAILAMRADYNSLYGWFGTPRAQLRYQPVTGTTLRLSSGRGQRTANIFAENMSVFASSRALVIRSENRFDKAYGLRPEVSWNTGLSIDQTFRMFGREATASMELFSNHFQNQVVVDYENPREIAFYNLTGKSYSNSLQAELRFMPAPRFETRMAYRLLDVQTDYGDQRLSKPLLAKHRGFMNLAYTLESGWNFDYTLNIVGQKRLPSTATNPAPYQLEEYSPAYATMNAQISKTFGASKNFDIYVGAENFTNYFQKNPILAYDDPFGNYFDTNMLWGPLSGRLFYTGIRYFIK; encoded by the coding sequence ACTGTTACTTTTCAGGTAAAAGGAAACTGTGGAATGTGTAAAAAAAGAATTGAAAAAGCTGCTATTACTGCGGGAGTGCATCAGGCATCCTGGAATAAAACCAAGGAGTCAATTACGGTAACATATAACCCTTCGAAGGTCAGATTAAACAGTATTAAGCAACACATTGCGGAGGTTGGTCATGACACAGAAGGCATAAAAGCAGAACAAAAGGCTTACGATAATCTTCACCAATGCTGTAAGTATGAACGTACACAAGCGGCTCCGCCCCCCATTACCGAACCCGAGGAAATGTCAAATCACAAACAAGACAGTACAGCTACCTTTAAAGTAAGCGGTAACTGTGGAATGTGTAAGAAAAGAATCGAAAAGGCAGCCCTTACAAAAGGTGTTGAACAAGCAACGTGGGATGAAAGCACCGGAATAGTCTCTCTTCAATATGACAGTTCCAAAATAAAATTGTTGCAGATCAAGCAGAATATCGCAGCTGCAGGACATGATACGGAAGAAGTAAAAGCAGATGATAAAGTATATGACAGTCTTCATGAATGTTGTAAATATGAACGTCTCGCAGCAGAGCCTACAGATCCGGTATCCCTAGCTAATACAGGTTCTGCAGTTGGCCGCGACAGTACAATTACGTTTGCAGTAGCCGGAAACTGCGCCATGTGTAAAAAAAGAATAGAAGCTGCAGCTCATATAGCAGGTGTTAAGTCTGCTGTCTGGGATATCAACACAGGCCTACTGACCGCCACCTACGATTCTTCCAAGATTAAACTGGGACAGATCAAGAAAAATATAGCAGAAGTCGGACACGATACAGAAGGTATGAGAGCAAACGATGAAGCCTACCAGAGTCTCCATGAATGCTGTAAACACGACCGTTTGCAAGAAAACGGATCGGAAAATGTATCTGTAGCAGGGAAAAGCAAAGATGAAGTAATGGGAGTAGTGGTAGAGGAAAGCAAAAACGGATCGCTGACCCCTATCCCCTCGGTAAATGTGAGATGGCTGGAGAAAAAAGACAGTCAGACATTAACCAATGAAAACGGAGTTTTTAAGATCAGACATGAAAAGGGTTTAGCAAAGCTTATCATTTCATTTGCCGGAATGAAATCTGATACAATAACAGTAACTGATCTGAATAAAGTTCTCGTAATACATGCAAAAGAGAATGTGCTTGCTGAGGTCGTTGTATCCCGTTCCCGTAAGACAAGTTATGTATCCAACATGAATCCCGCACGTGTGGAAGTACTGACTTCCAGAGAATTATTTAAGGCGGCCTGTTGTGATCTGAGTGAGAGCTTTGAAACCAACGCTACTGTAGATGTAATCAGCAATGACGCTGTCACCGGAAGTAAGCAAATTCAAATGCTGGGCTTGAGTGGTATTTACACACAACTCACCGTAGAGAGCCTACCTGGTCCCCGCGGATTAGCGACTCCACTCGGATTGAATAGTATCGCAGGTCCCTGGATTGAATCTATACAGATCAGTAAGGGAATAGGATCTGTAGTAAATGGCTATGAGAGTATGGCCGGACAGATCAATGTAGAACTGAAGAAACCTCAAAATTCAGAAAAGCTTTACTTCAACGCCTACGCAAACAATATGGGACGTACAGATCTGAACCTTAACCTTTCTCAAAAAATCAGCGACAACTGGTCCGTAGGTTTGTTGTTACATGATAATTTTATGTACAATAAAGGGATGAATTTCAGCAATAACGGCTTTCGTGACCTGCCTGCCGGTAATGTGTTTTCAGGAGTCAACAGATGGACCTATCAGAATGGAAAAGGGCTTATTGCACAGTTCGGAGTCAAATATTTAAAGGATGACCGTACCGGAGGACAAATTGATTTTGATGAAAAAACAGATAAGCTTAGCACAAACAGGTATGGACTGGGATTTGACATTAACCGATACGAAGGTTTTGCAAAGATCGGTTATGTATTTGAAGGCAATTCTCACCGGAGTATAGGTTTGCAGCTATCCGGAACATACTACGATCAAAAAAATTATTTCGGAACACGCACCTATAATGCAGAACAAAAAAACGGGTATGCAAACCTGATTTATCAGGACATTATAGGCACAGTAGCCCATAAATACCGGACAGGACTTACACTGACGTATGACAATGTGGACGAGACACTTGCAGGCACAGACCGCTATCTGCGCAAAGAAGTTGTATCAGGAGCTTTTGGGGAATACACGTATAGTCCGAATGAGAAATTTGATGCCATACTGGCAATGAGAGCTGATTACAACTCGCTGTATGGATGGTTTGGAACACCACGTGCACAACTTCGATATCAGCCCGTCACAGGTACGACATTACGGTTAAGCTCCGGAAGAGGACAACGTACTGCGAATATATTTGCAGAGAATATGTCCGTATTCGCAAGTAGCCGGGCATTGGTGATCCGGTCCGAAAATCGTTTTGATAAAGCGTACGGCCTCCGTCCTGAAGTATCCTGGAATACGGGATTAAGTATAGACCAGACGTTCCGTATGTTTGGAAGAGAAGCTACAGCATCGATGGAACTATTTTCCAATCACTTCCAGAATCAGGTAGTCGTAGATTATGAAAACCCAAGAGAAATTGCCTTTTACAATCTTACGGGTAAATCATACTCCAACAGCTTGCAAGCTGAACTCAGGTTTATGCCTGCACCAAGATTCGAAACACGCATGGCTTACCGTCTGCTGGATGTTCAGACAGACTACGGAGATCAGCGGTTAAGCAAGCCTTTATTAGCCAAACACAGAGGCTTTATGAATCTCGCATATACACTGGAAAGCGGATGGAATTTTGATTACACCTTAAATATTGTTGGTCAGAAAAGACTGCCTTCTACCGCAACCAACCCGGCTCCATATCAGCTGGAAGAATATTCACCTGCTTATGCGACTATGAATGCACAGATAAGCAAAACATTTGGAGCATCCAAAAACTTTGACATCTATGTAGGAGCAGAAAATTTCACCAACTATTTTCAGAAAAATCCCATTCTGGCCTATGACGATCCCTTCGGGAATTATTTTGACACCAATATGCTATGGGGGCCACTTTCCGGAAGATTGTTTTACACAGGAATACGATACTTTATCAAATAA